From a single Gimesia fumaroli genomic region:
- a CDS encoding DUF1559 domain-containing protein codes for MKHVNPTQQKHGFTLIELLVVIAIIAILIALLLPAVQQAREAARRSQCKNNLKQLGLALYNYEASHRLFPPGHMESGNDGPSYRHQFSWMTYILPYIDQTNVYNLIDFNLIDLSLSASQNPAFQPAGSTDIVVFLCPSDPVGRVNPDWAPTNYLANQGIECACRSADCTGVFGHNTYLKIRDITDGTSNTIAVGEILKGDFDVNTLNDNYIATSGADASDIDTCQSAPPNASDMGNIWLGGHPQNNMFSTDRVPNDPRLDCRAPNNGCTNYAARSTHTGGAHLLMCDGSVHFLSENISLEVYHALGTKQGGEIVGEF; via the coding sequence ATGAAACACGTCAACCCAACTCAACAAAAGCATGGTTTCACACTCATTGAACTCCTGGTTGTCATCGCCATTATCGCAATTCTGATTGCACTCTTGCTTCCCGCCGTCCAACAGGCCCGCGAGGCAGCCCGGCGTTCCCAGTGCAAAAACAACCTCAAACAGTTGGGACTTGCGCTCTATAACTACGAGGCATCGCATCGACTGTTTCCACCTGGACACATGGAATCCGGAAACGACGGCCCCTCCTATCGTCATCAATTCAGCTGGATGACGTATATTCTACCCTACATTGATCAGACCAACGTCTACAATTTAATCGACTTCAATTTGATTGACCTTTCACTCTCCGCCAGCCAGAACCCCGCCTTTCAGCCGGCAGGTAGTACCGATATCGTTGTCTTCCTCTGCCCCAGTGATCCGGTCGGCCGAGTCAATCCCGACTGGGCTCCCACAAACTACCTCGCCAACCAAGGCATCGAATGTGCCTGTCGTAGCGCAGATTGTACTGGTGTATTCGGTCACAATACTTATCTAAAAATTAGAGACATCACAGACGGCACATCGAATACGATCGCGGTGGGAGAAATTCTCAAAGGCGACTTCGACGTGAATACCTTAAACGATAACTACATTGCCACCAGCGGCGCTGATGCATCCGATATCGATACCTGCCAGAGCGCGCCACCCAATGCGTCTGACATGGGAAATATCTGGCTTGGAGGACATCCCCAGAACAACATGTTTAGCACAGACCGTGTCCCCAACGATCCCCGACTGGACTGCCGTGCCCCTAATAATGGCTGCACCAATTATGCTGCCCGGAGCACACACACCGGCGGCGCACACCTTTTGATGTGTGATGGTTCGGTCCATTTTCTCTCAGAAAATATCAGCCTCGAAGTCTACCACGCGTTGGGTACCAAGCAAGGTGGTGAAATTGTCGGAGAATTCTAA
- a CDS encoding molybdopterin-dependent oxidoreductase has translation MYNGPESDKYQDGDPPSPPVQDSKIIISSDTFRQNRIPAGQSRTRKWPVLHATTVPKIDFDTWKLEIGGLVEHPLSFSWDEFQQLPRTQVFADFHCVTRWSRLGNLWEGVSGQEIMKRAGVQSEAHYVIATGYDGGWTTNLPLKDFEAEDVLLCDKHDGDSLNSDHGGPLRLIVPLLYAWKSAKWIRRIDFIAEDTPGYWERCGYHNHGDPWVVDENNPDGERFQSKDNIPPGFFD, from the coding sequence ATGTATAACGGTCCTGAATCAGACAAATACCAGGATGGCGATCCTCCATCTCCTCCTGTCCAGGATTCCAAAATCATTATCAGCTCTGATACCTTCCGCCAAAACCGTATTCCCGCGGGCCAGTCCCGCACTCGCAAATGGCCCGTGCTACATGCCACTACGGTCCCCAAAATCGATTTCGACACCTGGAAACTGGAAATTGGTGGCCTCGTCGAACATCCGCTCTCGTTCTCCTGGGACGAATTCCAGCAACTCCCCCGCACGCAAGTCTTCGCCGACTTTCACTGCGTCACCCGCTGGTCGCGACTTGGAAATCTCTGGGAAGGCGTCTCCGGCCAAGAAATCATGAAACGAGCCGGCGTTCAATCTGAAGCCCATTACGTCATCGCCACCGGTTACGATGGCGGCTGGACCACCAATCTCCCCCTCAAAGACTTCGAAGCAGAAGACGTTCTACTTTGCGACAAGCATGATGGCGATTCGCTCAACTCTGACCACGGCGGCCCCCTCCGCTTGATTGTCCCCCTGCTCTATGCCTGGAAAAGCGCCAAATGGATCAGGCGAATCGATTTCATAGCTGAAGACACCCCCGGCTACTGGGAACGTTGTGGCTATCACAATCACGGCGATCCCTGGGTCGTCGACGAAAACAACCCCGACGGTGAGCGATTCCAATCCAAAGACAACATTCCCCCCGGCTTTTTTGACTGA